Genomic DNA from Dermacentor variabilis isolate Ectoservices chromosome 6, ASM5094787v1, whole genome shotgun sequence:
taccgccgaggccctgtgacttctgtcaggccgcgacaagaacagcaccgaccctactaccacgacgcgacttatgaacgatataacggatttcagcgagcagcagagacacgttatccacatgacaacgaactttctcgccgcccgcagcagcctagcattcgtttcgaggaagatgctgtgaactGCGACCCTCCCGTgcgctacaactgcggttccacatgccatatagctcggtattgtcgctaaggccgtcaatcacgaagggcaccaccgatgttctcgccacccggaacccgtacttcatatgacttgcggaagaccgatttgcttccaatggaccGCTTCTcgcacgagaccagacgcagcgattcgccagcatctgagcggagtttgacgccaccaagtaaccgtccccgtcgctctccgtcccctcggcgccgttcttcctcaccgccgccgggaaactagcatccgcgggcAATGGAGGTGAAGTCGCTGCACGGTCTTTGCAAGAGATActtctgcctgttgtgatgctcaaaaacaaagtgaatgcgTCGaatgacggaataccgaccatagCGTTAGTTGATaatggggcgactgtgtctgtgatgagcctcgctttcaaaaaccgtctaggccacaaagttatgttttcttggaacgatggtattacctttcgtggagtaggcggcgagtggcttcatccccttggtgtttgtgctgtgagtgttttgttggctgggaaagtgtttgtgtcggaattccagGATCGTTCTCGTTGTTCGctcgatgttattcttggtatcaattttcttgaacaatgcggcgcttccgtggactgtggttgtggcggaATGTCGTTGAACGCGTTATTTATATCAACACATTCCGAACAATGCTCGCGTGgcgaagacaaggacacagacacactcagtgttcttgatgaagtgattgcactatcttggtgcctgacgcccgttcgtgtttctgcaactactgttgacgctgattgtgttgaccttgtagttaggcctctctgCATCAACTGTGCTAAAAATATACTTGTgacctgctctgtcgtgtgcatgaggAAAGGAGTCGCCatattgtgggcgctgaactgttccgccacgccggttgtccttcctcgcggtatgaaaatcgctctcttcgatgaagccgcatgtagctcaatagcggcactacctgcggacgtctctacagcttgctctcctggcaataatcgccattctgaagagctaatgcttggcatgatcagcaaggctctctgtacatcggaacggcaagcactggtacatgtctttgctaggcatgaggctgcattcgacttcacgcatggagatgcatcCCTTCCTTTACcttcgtcccgcgctcgtcacagaatagataccggctcagcacaccccatccgccagaagccctaccgagtgtcatccttcGAGCGCAAAGTTGTTGCGGAGCAAATCAAGGAGATGATGAAgtaaggtgtcgttcaagagtcgtctagtccatgggcagcctcAGTAACCTTGGTCCAAAAAAAAGAttgctcctggagattctgcgtggattacaggcGTCTAAACAAAGTGACTGTCGAACGCCCCTACTCAGTTTTATCGTTCCCTTCGGCACTATGTTTAAGACCTAAGTTTAAGACCAAGGACATGTCCTGCTATATCTCTCGGAACAATTTGATCACTTCTGTTCGAAAGTCATACATGCGTAGTACCTCAAAAAGTTACTTGTGCCTGACTCTGTCAAAAGCGGGCTCTCGGTTCAATGACACGCAAAAACCTGAAGCCTTTGTATGTTCAGTGGTATACTAAATGGTCTAGGGTTAACGACAACGCACTAAAGACGTTCCTGCCGACAACCGAACCGAATTGCTCACAGCGAATTACGTAGCTTCAGTGTTGCGTCAGAATCTTCACTAATACTGCCCGAACAGTGCCAGCTTATGGCACTGTTGTGAAATGACACAGCCGATTTCAGGGCGATCGAACAAGCCACGATGATGAAGAATGGAGCGGCTGACCGTCGCTCGATCATAGAGCAAGATGGCTCGACGGTGAACCACAAATTGACGCGAAGTGGAGGCTTTATATAGTGTTGAACAGATAGTTCGGCGCCTTGGCATAAGTGCGGGCTCAAAAGAAACTCCCACCCGCGTCTCGTAGCTTAATTTCTGTTGCAATATTACGGACTTTATGAACGCCCCTCGTACGTCGCTTTAAAACGCAGAAGGCACCACGACAGCAGACGCTTTCACCAGAGCATACAGACCTGCCCGCCGGTTTGCCACCGTCGCTTCCGTTCTCGTCGCCGCGCCCCAGCAGTCCCTCAATGAGTACGTCTGTCGATGTTCAGTGTGCGCTCTAGTTTGCCAGTGTTTTTGTTCCGGTGACAAAACCCACCATTTATCGCCGATGTCGCGTCGGGGCGTCAGTTCGAAATGATCGAACGCCCTCGCCACTGGGTCATGAGCCAGCCGCGCGTGTTGTCTCTTTGAGAGCTCGCGCCGTGGGGTGCACCTGTCGACGCTTTTTCGGCAACATCCGGGCTGGAATTCTAATTTCTGGCGAAAGCGACGCATGTGCCCACGCTATATAGCGTCGCTTCTGCCGAGCGAGGCAGTTTTCCGCCTCAATTTTTTTTATCgcacgagaaaaataaaaatatacaaTAAAGGTCCGCGTATTTGAGTAGCGCGTTTGTAGTACTCGCGAGGATAACGCGGAGCTGCGCTTGTGGTTGTCTTTTGGAATCGAGCGCTGATTGCGTGCCAAGTACCCAACTTGTGACTGAATTGATTCGTTTTAGGTTCCAATTCGAACGGGACTCGAGCGTCCCTGACCCGCCCTCTCTCGATTCGCAAGCAGGCGGCAGCTCAGTCCTCTGTGGGTTCCCAGCAGAGTCGGGCCTCGAACGCGAGCTGGCCTGCGTGGTCTAAACAGTGCCGGTGCATGCGCGACGCCGGGTTAACAAACACGCATTTCGCCAAAGTGACAGCACAAGCGAACTCTGTTTTCTTTCGCGTTGACACAGTCAcgtttatttaattattattttAGGGCTTTCATGCACCGAATTGTAACGTAAATAGTTTCCTTCCTCTTAGCCTGTTATCTCTTCCTGTGCCACTAGGCATGCGCCACTTGGTGTATAAtctgccactcttcaatgaacctctttgacaccaacttgagTCAGCGGATACGTGCCACtggcactgggtatgtgttgCTGTTCATAATAATCAATATGTCGTATAAGACATATTCCCAATTGCACATCCATCACAAGATagattgctaatcgcattgacGCGTCGCCAATGATCTCCATATGTAGGATGGATGAGCCGCAATTTTTGTTTAGTTCTCGAAGAACTCCGGCCGCGTCAGTGAGCCTACTACACTTCACGTATCAGGTGTCACGTGCTATCTCAAATGAGACAAGCATCTTGCTTTGCTGCAAGAGCACATCACAAGAGAGATTATGCGGGAGCTTTGTTTATCGAAGGAGCACGGCGCTTGTACAGCAGTTCTTCGGTCGCGCTTGTTCCACTGCCGTTGAAGTTTTTTCGTGCACATGGGCCTATTTAGATGACCTTGTTGGTTCTGTATGCGCGGTTCTTTGCCCCCTGTGATTAAAAAAAAGTTGTGATCGCATAAATATCTCGGCTaaagcgctcactctgttttccgttccctttgattacccctacctccttcctttcttgctctgcgctacaagcctaaaacagtcatgacataccaactcgtcCGAACTGCGAAGCTTTTACTTACAAAACCCATGATCTCTGAAAGTTTATGTTATATTTCGGTATAAACGATGAATGTATCTCCCTGCAATATAGCAGGGTGAAAGGATGGACGTTGTACCTATAATTGTAGAACAGTTGTTAACATTTCACGTCTTAGGCTAAGCATATTACACTGTACTTTGCAACGATGCTTATCACTGACACACTATATTCTGTCTAGCGTGTGTGCCAAGAAtccgaaactgactttttttatTACAGTGAATTAGGGCGCGAAACTAAGTGTAATaaagccagaaaaagaaagagcctcctaggggggtattctgtaaaaTTCCACCTAGTGGGCtgcccatttcggccgctgctgattgaatgcagctgtacgagcgaagATGAGGCGAGCGGTCCTAGTCAATCCGCAGTgcccgaaatggacagtccactaggagGACCCttaccatcgaaatgcggtggccgcggccggtattcgatcccacgaccacgtgctcagcagtgcaacaccatagccgctaaggcaCCACGGCGCACAGATTCCCTACAAGTCTGTAGAAGCTTGCACGAAGCTTCGAGCGTGCTCTCCGGCTTCCACAGAGCTCGATCGCGGCTTATTAAAACTTCAGTAATCACTGCGGGTTTCAGAATGTCCCCAGGTTTTCTATGGAAATCTCACCAATGTAAACGCAATGCTTACTCGGTACCCGCAAAATTTAAGCTCGATGCCTCTACTGGTCTCCCGTGGTGATCTTTTGAACATCGTCCGCAGCTGTTGCCCTACAGGACGTCACGGGACGTGATATGACGGGGTAAACTTCCGCTAGAAGTACTGGTTGCTACTGACCGACGCTGCAAAAGTTAGAAGGCGCCAAGCCGCGCCACCAGAACATTTGAATACATGGGCCCTATGGACTGCCGACCTTCATGCGTTACGGCATGTCTTTCTGACGTGTCGGTTTTGATAGCTAGTAGGTGGCGCTCAAGCAGACAAGTCTACGTTCCGGCGTCGCTAGGGCGTAACGACTTTGGGCTCCCACGTTATTATCCTTGAGGTTCGCCGCGGCGCTTGCCCGTTGATAATGGTTACGCTGTGTGTAATGACCCGCCTAATGATTACGTAATTGTGCCTGTGTTTGGGCCCCAACTATGTCCCACGTACGTTTTTGTTGCTGTATGCTCGCGGTCCATTTCCTGCCTTTGATTGGAATAAATGGAAATACTCACCCATTTGTGACCATTATCAGTCTTAACTCACCGCGGCGGAACTCTTGGCCGCCAGTGTCGCTTGGTTACTTAAGTTAAGGCGATCCATTTCCAGTGATAATCATTTCTCTCCCCAAGACCATTCTAAATTGAGTCCGTCGCTGCCAAAACTACTCCGTACGGTCCCCAAGGCAACTGCATCACATCACGTTGCACCCATAAACATAGCTATTGCACTGCGGCAAGGTTTATTTGTGCTTCTAACACACGCTGTATGTGAATGTTACGACCGTGCCCAACAATGTTGCCCTAACCCTTTTACGAAAGGCTCACTTGCATTTTCCAGGTTTGGCATGTATGTTACGTTGGGTGTGGATAGTTTCCTCGATGTATGCTACAACTTGCATACAGACCGTTTAGAAACACGTCCtttgcgagttttttttttgttgtatcaAAGTTCTTATATAAGCTGTTTATGTTAAttaagttctggggttttacaggccaaaaccacgatctgatatgaGCCacaccatagtgagggactcccgataaattttgaccacgtgggattcTCTAAAACGCGCACGTATATCTACAAGCACGCGCGCATTTTTGCCCGTCGCCCCCATTGAAACGTAGCTGTCACGACCGGGATCGAGCCCCCTACCTCGAGCTCAACAGCGCAGCGCCATCGATGCAGAGTAATGTGCAACGCGAAACGTTGGTTGGTTtcattaatgtgcacccaatgttcggcacacgagcgtttttgcattccgcgcaCATCGGagtgcgaccgccgcggccgggaagcGAAACCGCGAACTGGCGCTCAGCATcccaacgccaaagccactgagaCGCCGCGGAGGGTGCGAAACCTTGTACAGTCCATGGATGCCTTGAGTAAAGCATGTCGAAATGTTCGGAACTTGCAGAGTGTTATGATCATCAAGAAGTTCGCGACACCCGTGTCCACGAGCTAACAGCGCTGCTTTGCAACGAAAACGTGTGATGGAACAAATTAAAGACAAGACAGAAAAGCATACATTATGAAACGTAAACTCTATGGGCTAGAGATTATGCGGGCTTTCCACTCCACTCAATAAATAAACGGGATCCGCCTTTGTACTACACGCAGGAGGTGAGAAAGAAAGGGTAGGGTAACACCACCGAGGGGAAGAACTCACACGCACATCCGCGAGAAAGTGCTATCGTCAGAGTAGACAGGGTACCTGACGGACTTCGCGACCTTAGGAAACGGAACGGGAGCGTCCGTTGCGTTGTGCTGCGCCGATCGGCAAGCCCATACATCCTTCACTTTTAGATTAGGCTGAATTACGAAGTTTTTGGCAATGCGCGGATTTCGTTTGGGTACAGCCTTGAAAAAGGTAATAAAACTAGTGCACCTCAAGTACAGTCGCGAGCAAAAGTTTCGAGATCAGAGGTGTCGTGAATGAAATTTCTGTTATCGCAGCCTAGGTCGCAACACTGAAATCAAGTGGCACAGCCCACATGTGCACGTTGTACCGATGCAATGCACTGCCACAATTTCGGGATGGATAGTTGTGCTAGAAGAAATCTTTATATTCTTGCTGATGCCGCAGCCCGTAAACATTTAGTTATATATAATTGTTAGCGAACTGGCGACAATGACAACTTGAACGATATTAGGGAAGTACCGTTCCAGGCTGTTAGCGCCATAACCGCTTTCCACGGCATATGACCCGCACGTTTGAGCGAGCTAAACTCTCAATGGGAATTTCCGCAACACACCTATCTGAATATTGCTCAACCTATGCACGGGGCGCGCCGTTTGATGTGCTTGTTAGGACAAGCTCTCTAATGGAACGTAGTTCGATTCATCCTAAGGCTAAAAATATCCAGAAGGACTGCTTTTTGCTTGATTCGGGGTACGAGTACTGGCGTTGTCGCGTGCGTTTGCGTTCCAAGTTGGCATCGTATACCCGGAAACCGTCACTTTAGGCGTTTGCGACCGTTCCTACTGCAATTCCCGCCCAATGGCACTGGAGATAAAACCTGTCTCCAGAGTCGGCACCTCCACGCGCGTCCTCACCGCGAGGAGTTGCTGCATCAGACCAAGCGCGAAGGTTGCGCGCGCCTGCCTGCACGAATGTTGGCCATCAGCTATACAGCCGAGCGTCGACCGATTATCTAAAGGCTCCGTTGAcgccctctctctttcttttttgcatgctaTTTTACAGCTCGTACAGCGGattaggaaagagagagagagagagagagcggggggGCTTCAAGGCCTTCGGAACCGGAAAAGAAAAGCGGTTGCCTGGCGATTTGTTGAGGCGAGATACGTCTGCACTGTGGCTCTCACTTTCTGTAGGCCGGTGTCGAAAGTCGCGCCGTCGCTCCGTCCTCCCTCGGACGCCATCGCAGCTGATACGACGCCCGCGGAAGGAGGACATCGCagtgtttgccagcggtgagtgGACGCTCTATCTCGCTCGTCTCGTGCAACGAGGGTACCTGTGCGCCACAGTGTCAACGTAGCAGCTGCAGTGCAGGAAATCAAGGTATGCAGTGTTTTGTGAACGTAACGCGCGCAGGAAACGTGGGAACCTTGTTACAAAGGGATTGTAATTTGACTCAAAATTAACCTTCTCAATAACGAATATTAAGCGGTAAGGATTCTCGCGTTCTTGTAAAGCGTGACCTGCCACAGAGTGTAAGGGGTAAACCACTTCAAGTCTAACCTACTTGTTCATCGGGTAGCGGCGAGCGGTCTGTCCCAGTCGCCTCAACTTACGGCACCTTGTTCAACGTGAACAAACGGAAATTGCACGGAGTGCGAGGGTCAATGACAGAGCGCTAACAAGCTTTGCGAGGATCACTGCGCAAGTTGAGAACGTTCGTTATGTTTCGTGGCAGTACCAGTTCCAGTGACAGTGACAGTTCCAGTCACCCTTCGTAGTACCTACGAAGGGTGACTTACTCGGCCCTACGATTTCTTCGTGTGCGCGAGAACGACATTTTTGCAGCAGGTTTCTGACTTACTCATGTCCAGATGTCAGTGCTGCGATGCTTAATCCTGGCAAGATGTATGAATGACATGACAGTGCAACACATTGTCATTCTGAGGGGTAATAGTCGCAAAGAAACGTTACGAAGTTGTTGTAGTGGCTGCAGCTTTAGTGCAGCGGCCGACAAAGGAGCGTGTAATCAAAATGTCACTTTTGAAATTGCCCCCACACTGTATACCAAGACATTTGAGACGACAAGGGGACAACGAGCGCTTTGACATCATTTCGATGCCAATCGAACCACTTGCTCTCTGATAAAACGATTTTTAGCATGGCATCATCTTTCCAGGAACATGAATTACTGATGGCGCGTTGCTCTAAAGAAGTTGGCTATTGGAATTAACAGAGTACAAGCGTAAGTACAAAAGCCGACACTTGAGGCACTTGCAGGATATGAAAGCCTGTGACTGAAAAGAAACGTACTTGTTTGTTTCGCCGAAACAGGATTTGAAGACCGGAGCAGCGATGAAGGACAGGGAGAGGCCCTTCTATAAAATTTTGAATGGGCACCGGATTCCTGGAGCGTTTTCGGAGGACGTGCTTCAAGGATTTCTGCGCTACGAGCCGGCAGATGACGACATATTCATCGTTACCTTCCCGAAATGTGGCACCCACTGGGCACACATGATGCTCTCGGCGACCCTGCAGGTCTGCCGAGGCCTGCCACCAAGACCGTTCATCCTTGCGGAGAGAGAGGGCGTGGACACCATCTCGGCGGCTCCGAGGCCTCGTATCGTCTGCACTCATCTTCCTTTTCGTCTTACACCCCGCAATGAGCGGACGAAATACGTATACGTGGCCAGGAACCCAAAGGACTGCTGCGTGTCATTTTTCCATCACACAAAGGCCTTGCCCAGCTACGGATTCGCGGATGGCACCTTTAACGAGTACTTTGAGATCTTTCTAGAGGGTCTAACGGACTTCGGCAGCTACTACGACAATCTCAAATCTTGGTACGCTCGCAAAGATGATCCGAACATCTTGTTCATGACGTACGAATCTATGAAGCTTGACAGCAAAGGTTCCGTGATTAAGTTGGCCAAGTTCGTGGATGAGCAGCTTGCCGCAGCGCTCGAAGAAGATGGCGACAAGATGCGATTTGTATTGGAGGCGTGCAGTGTGGATCGCATGAGGAAAGAAGCCCAGGGGCCTTTTGTTAGGAAAGGCGTGGTAGGCGACTGGAAGAATTACTTTTCTCCAGAACAATCGCGAAGGCTGGAAGAGAGATTCATGCTAGAAATGAAGGGAACGGACATACCTGACCTCTGGAAGGACGTTGACTGGAAACTCAACGGACCAAACGGCGCTTAAAGGCTATGCCCAATATTTGCTAGAACTTGGTGTTAGAAAGCAAGAGAATggccttcaaaaaaagaaagcaggtccGATGTGATTGATATTTTCGAATGGTACTTATAATACTGGAAAGTCGAGGCAGATTGTGCTATATATAGAATGTGATTCGTGCCATATGTACTGTGTTGGAATGAGATTGTTTGACAGCAAAACTAATATTTATACTCATTTCATGTGCTAGCGCACAAGCACGAAATATTTTCTGGTGTTGTTGGTTTTAtatacttcattttctttttccgccTTGTTGCTTTGAAATGGCACGGTACtggcttgacggacagaatctaggtcttactcttgtcacggatccaacttgtcccacccgtatgggaaacagcgttagcagagacactactccggacttaacattcgcaaaacgaattccacaagcagactggatcaacacacaagacaacttgggcagcgatcactatttaatccaaacaaAAGTTCCAGCGGGCCCGCGAAAGCCTAAGGGCCGTCAACTCCgcataacgaactgggacgctttccggcaggccagagccctcacctctttctcgggtacccaaccccctttcgaagattgggtcgcatccttgctgcaagacgcgagcgaagccactaaattggtgcctgaggaagctaatctgcaggaggcagatagcaagttactgcatatgtgggaagccctcgccagtctgcaacgcagatacaaacacaacaagctcaaccgaacgctcaggaaacgtattagtactctcacccttcacatcgaagactacgcacgacaacttactcgtcaaaattggcacagcacatgcgacagcatggagcggcaaccaaacctgcccaaaacgtggaatatcctccgttacctcctcgatccggccaacagcaagaacacacaacagcacaacttgcaaaaaattattcacacccatccgggcacggacgcacaagttcttcaagagctgatagaccgatacataggacctcaacctactacacccgctccagcatacacaggcaccgctaacgaccacctggacgcgcccatacaagcagcagaagtgcgggaagccatcctcgcactccgccctaactcggccccgggacctgatggcgttactaataaaatgcttcgcaacctagatgaggattctatactagccctcacagcttattttaacgcatactgggaaactggaaacctcccctcacaatggaaagaagccaaaattattatgattcccaaacccgggaagcgcctcctactcgaaaacctccgtcctatctccctcacttcatgtgtcggaaaggtcctcgaacacgtcatcctcacacgcttacaaagacatatgaacgacaacgacctctaccccaataccatgattggcttccgctcgaaactttctcctcaagatatcatgattcagctcaagcaccaaattatcgatggcgacaaaagctccaggctggacaccaaagccatcttgggactagacctaaccaaggcattcgataacgtcacgcatgaggccatactgaaccaactagcacaacttcaggttggtcatcgagcatataactacgtgaagaattttcttacaggtcgcacggccaccattaccatcggagggttgcagtcgcccattattcacttcggcagcaaaggcacgccgcaaggatcggttctatccccttttctgttcaacgtggccttgctcggactaccgcctgcattagctagcatccccaacctcaagcatagcctctacgcagacgatatcaccctgtgggtcaccgggggcagcgacggggacatccaaaacacgctgcagcaagccatcaacgaggtcgttgcatacgtagaaccgcgcggcctggcgtgctccccacagaaatcggagctccttctgtacaagcctacttggggaggtcgacgcccagaccctcacccgcccgagatagaactccacgtgcaccagcaacgcatacctactgtacctagcattcgtatccttggcttacgcatccaacataacggaagaaacacggagatactcaagcaattagataatcatgtacaccaaaccactcgcctcattgcacgcatcggaaatcgacatcacgggatgaaagaaagcaaccttatacgcctggtaaccgcctacgccctgagcaggatcacctatgtcgccccgtaccttagcctcaatgcaactgacaagctcaaactcaacaccatgatcaagagggcctataaacaagccctacatcttcccatcaccacttctaacgagaaactggacgccctcggcatccataacaccatagacgagcttattgaagcgcagcgtattagccaatacgaacgactcgccaattccaccacgggcaggcacattctaggcaccctaggcataacctacaccacccaattcggaccaaaagtacccatccctccaaacattcgtgctcaactagttatcccacccatacctcgccatatgcaccctgaacacaatccggagcgacgtgcagaacgagctaaacgactacaaaagcgctacgaccaagccgctgacgtaacctacgtcgacgcagcagaatactccaaccaaaatgccatggcggtcgtcgcagtagcgggttcgcagtaccgcctcgccgcggccgcatcaatattcaccacgcaacccgaagtaggagaagaaacggccatcgctttggcttacgcggctaccaatgcacactgcatcataagcgattcaaaaacggccattcgtaactacacaagaggactgatagcaccccaagcacagaagattctctctggcactcctccctcaaggcaacgccgcgtgcagatcatctgggcccctggtcactcgggtctggctggaaacgaagccgcccacgatgccgcccgagctctcgcacaccgggcgcatcatccttctcctgcgtcttccgatcccgaccagccctctgttctgcatcgcggtcacgcgcgggaccgaatggtcacgttgagagaaattctccttcactaccgcagggagcggttacgctaccccccagcacacaaaacactgaataagtctcaatctaccacttggcgactccttcagacacgaacctttccgaaccccgtgctttacaaccgcatgtaccccgatgcatactctccactctgcaaagcgtgcgaggcccgcgctgacctcgatcatattatctggcaatgccccaaagcctcacccaccaacacctcccacactaacacacgcataactacggccgagcagtgggagacattgctgctcagcttggacccagaggagcagctctgggccgtccggatggccgaagacgccgccagaaagcaaggactggccgccgtctgaggaaggggggattgggggttagtctcccgacccccgccacccctgaaccccatcaaggacataacaaagttttatctctctctctctctgcaacaCTTGTTTAGCCTAATGTACTTGCTTTTACTCTGTATTTTCATCCAATAAACTTTACTGCTCCGCGCTAATGCGAGAGACAATTGTACaactctttcttttgcttttatgAATATGGTCTTGCCTACTGACTGTCGTTGTTGTTCATCGACAGTCTATTTTGCTTTCGTATATATTGAGGTAATGTTTAATCTTGAATGCAGCGCCTTAAGGAAATATGCCACTTGACGTGTAGAAACAAagggagagaagaaagaaaactcaCTCTGCAACAAATTCCTGAGACCCGACTCCATTTCTCCCACTGTCGAGCACTATAGCTTTATGATTAACCATTATGCCTGAGCAATAAACTACAGCCCAGATTGCTCAAACGCGCGTCATTTATCGAGCAGCTGCTGTTTCTAGTGGCGGCGCTACGGCGTTGCACGTGGACAGAGTTGCGTTAAAGGAAGGAACGATTGCTCGGTGAATCTCGAGGGGTGCACAGAAAAGCCCGGCCGGCCTAGCAGTATGTTTGAGACCCTTGACTAACCAGTCGCGTCTTAGAGCTCTGCCCTTGGATTTTGAAAATAGGCTTTGAAGAAGACAGTCATTCAAAACTTCACGAACTCGTGATTTTTTGTTATCACGACACTTTCTCCTAAGCTCAAGTGCCG
This window encodes:
- the LOC142585027 gene encoding amine sulfotransferase-like isoform X2; its protein translation is MKDRERPFYKILNGHRIPGAFSEDVLQGFLRYEPADDDIFIVTFPKCGTHWAHMMLSATLQVCRGLPPRPFILAEREGVDTISAAPRPRIVCTHLPFRLTPRNERTKYVYVARNPKDCCVSFFHHTKALPSYGFADGTFNEYFEIFLEGLTDFGSYYDNLKSWYARKDDPNILFMTYESMKLDSKGSVIKLAKFVDEQLAAALEEDGDKMRFVLEACSVDRMRKEAQGPFVRKGVVGDWKNYFSPEQSRRLEERFMLEMKGTDIPDLWKDVDWKLNGPNGA